The Podarcis muralis chromosome 8, rPodMur119.hap1.1, whole genome shotgun sequence genomic sequence GAAATCTGTACTGTGCAGAGAGGAATGGGTTCTTCTGTTGcagcactggatgcaacccaattAAAAAAAGCATCAAAGGGTGAGAGAAATTTAAAAACCACAACATCCAGCCAGAAAGacttgttgaaacaaaaatgtcttccacTGTTTCCAGAAACTACAAATAGTGGGTGTTTGTTGTATCTCAACAAGGATGCAGTTCCACAAAACAGGGGCagacacagagaaggccctgatCTGAGTTACTGGGAAATTAGGTACTCTTTTGTAGAACACAGTGATCTGGTGGGTATGTGAGGGGGTAAGGTGATCTCTCAGGCAGGCTACATCTGAGCTGCATAGGGCCTTGTATGTTAGCACCAAAATCTTGACCCAGTAGCAGATTGGCAGCTACTGTAGATCTTGCAGACAAAGTGCTGCATGAGGAATTGAGGAAACTGCAAACAACGATGCATAATTGTTCGTTCTGTTGCTTTGCCCCAGCATGGGCTCTTTGACTTGCATGTGTCATTTTCTCTAGGAGAGAGAAGGCTGCCTCTGGCAGCTGAAGAATGAAGTCCCCTCCTTGCTGCCTGTCCCTTTCTTCAGGAGCATCTGGAGAGGAGCTGGGTGAGAGCACGTCCTTTGGATCTGTGGAGTCCAGTGTCTTCTGCAGTGAGGAGGAGCCAGGAACCTTGTTGCGGCCGGTGGCCCCGTCCTTGGACTGCATCACAGTCAATGTTGGAGGGGCCCGCTTTGTGCTGTCCCAGAAAAAGCTGTGCTGCTACCCGGACACCCGCCTGGGCAAGCTGGCTGTAGTGGTGTCAGCTGCCCGGGACGTTGCCTCCAGCCTCCTGGATCTCTGCGATGATGCCAATTTGGTGGAGAATGAATATTTCTTTGATCGGAGCTCTCAGGCATTTAGTTACATCCATAATTATTACCAGACGGGCCGGCTGCATGTGATGGATCAGCTCTGTGCACTTTCCTTCCTGCAGGAGATCCAGTATTGGGGGCTGGATGAACTCAGCATTGACTCTTGCTGCAGAGACAGGTGGGTAATCGATGGGGCCAATGGCCCAAATCCAgtaaggttggggaaggcttcaGGAGGGCATTGTAGATTAATTCTGCagttggggagaggtgaggtAAGCACAGATGAAGGGAATTAAGATGAGGTGGTGGCCTGGGTGCCACTGATGTGAATTCCTGCTACCTAGGCAAGGCAGCAGCTGGACAGAAAATTATGGCAGTGGTTGAGTTTGGTATTGAAGTAACCCAGTTTAGTTGCCCGGTGCCTTTTTGTGTACTTGGAAAGGGGGTGGAAGTTGGGGTTGTGGATGGGCCCATTGCAGAAGGGCtcacagggggtgggggtggcagggtgagggagggagaaaagcagacaagtggggtggggggcaactcCAACactgttttttctagaaaaaaatcactgggtatccctgctcctgccaacctagcagtccgaaagcacgtcaaagtgcaagtagataaataggtaccgctccggcaggaaagtaaacggtgtttccgtgccctgctctggttcaccagaagcatcttagtcatgctggccacatgacccggaagctgtacgccggctctctcggccaataaagtgagatgggtgccgcaaccccagagtcggtcacgactggacctaatggtcaggggtccctttacctttataccaatttaaacaacaacaataatagtagtaatactttattatttataccccacccatctggctgggtttccccagccactctgggtgctcCCGatggaatattaaacagaataaaacttcaaacattaaaattttccctgaccagggctgtcttcagatgtcttctaaaagtcagatagttgtttatttccttgacatctggtgggagggcgttccacagggcaggtgccactactgagaaggccctctgcctggttccctgtaacctcacttcttgcaatgagggaaccatcagaaggccctcggagctgaacaatgggggtggagacactcatttaggtatactgggctgaggctggcTAGTGTAACCTTGAAACAGGTTCCTCTTGGGATTAAATGAATGTATGATCTAAAACAGGGACGGCTAGCTTGTGACTCTCTGGATGTtgatgagctacaactcccatcagccctgccaaTTAGCCatactggttggagctgatgggagctgtagtccaagacacctggagggccactggttagCCACCTCTGTTTTTAAGGCAGACTTGATGTGTAGCACGGAGGAGTTGAGGTTCATTTTAGGTTTGTCCCTTTTGTTGATCATCTGGCTTTACAGCTCTGAGGTTCACAAGAGCACACCTTGAAGCTTGTGGCCGCTGTCTTTTTGCATTTGTAATTGAAGTTGGTTGTGGTGGTGCACATGCTGCCACATGTGTTTGCATTCATTTCAGATGTACTATAGTGTCACATTTTGTGCTTCGCTGCCGTACACAGGTACTTCAGGAGGAAGGAACTGAGCGAAGCCTTGGATATCAAGAAAGAAGCTGAAGCACTCGATgcccaggaagaggaagaggacttCTCCGGGAGCATCTGCCCCAGATTCAGGCAGAAGCTTTGGGAGGTATTGGAAAAACCTGGGTCTTCTGTCGCTGCCAGGACTTTTGGCACCATCTCCATGGCCTTTGTCATCATCTCTATTGCCAACATGGCCCTCATCTCTGTGGAACTGAGCTGGCTGCCACCACACCTCCTTGACATCCTGGAGTATGTGTGTATCACCTGGTTCACAGGAGAGTTTGCCCTGCGTTTCCTGTGCGCACAGAAGAAATTCTACTTCATACGGAATGTAGCAAACATCATAGACCTGCTGGCCATTTTGCCCTTCTACATCACTCTGGTAGTGGAGAGCTTGCGTGGCAGACACAGCTCCCATGAGCTGGAAAACATGGGACGTATTGTTCAGGTGTTAAGGCTGCTGAGGGGTCTGCGCATGCTGAAGTTGGGCCGGCATTCAACAGGTAAATCTACATGGTGTAGGAAACTCTTGGGGAAATTGATTATTTTGTGGTTCTACCtaagggggggggtgattttaAGAAACTCAGATGAGAAGCTGACTTCCAAATGAGCAAAGGCCCACAACAGGAGACTGGTCCCATGTTGCAAGCTAAACTTTGTAGCCACCAAACTCCAGACAGACCCTTCCTCAGCATCATTTCCAAGGCAAGCAGGTGACTGTACATATCCCAGATAGGTTTAACAGTCCATCACTCTTcatggggaactctgggaatttggAGCTCTGGaagggggaacaggggtctcctaacaactctcagcacccttgacaaattacagctcccagaagtctttggggaagccataactgttaataataataataataataataataataat encodes the following:
- the KCNV1 gene encoding potassium voltage-gated channel subfamily V member 1; translated protein: MKSPPCCLSLSSGASGEELGESTSFGSVESSVFCSEEEPGTLLRPVAPSLDCITVNVGGARFVLSQKKLCCYPDTRLGKLAVVVSAARDVASSLLDLCDDANLVENEYFFDRSSQAFSYIHNYYQTGRLHVMDQLCALSFLQEIQYWGLDELSIDSCCRDRYFRRKELSEALDIKKEAEALDAQEEEEDFSGSICPRFRQKLWEVLEKPGSSVAARTFGTISMAFVIISIANMALISVELSWLPPHLLDILEYVCITWFTGEFALRFLCAQKKFYFIRNVANIIDLLAILPFYITLVVESLRGRHSSHELENMGRIVQVLRLLRGLRMLKLGRHSTGLRSLGMTIAQCYEEVGMLLLFLSVGISIFSTVEFFVEQGVHGTTFTSVPCAWWWATTSMTTVGYGDIRPDTTIGKIVAFVCILSGILVLALPIAIINDRFSACYFTLKIKEAALRQREALKKLTKNMSSDCTVNVNLRDVYARSVMDVLRLKGRDRTSTRSSGGDEFWF